The Mytilus edulis chromosome 5, xbMytEdul2.2, whole genome shotgun sequence genomic interval GAAGTCCCTGCTGTCATGACAGTTCAGCTGggctagttaaaaaaaaagtatgtagaGTCATACGAGCCATCAAAGAATGATTGTCACCATTACGCCTGAAAGGGTTAAGAACTTTGTGGTAGGGGTGTTTGTTATTCTGTATAAATTAACTTTCCGAGtgctatatatataatttttgttgatGTGTgtgcaaattataatttttatttcatccTGTTTAAGGCATcggtgtactttggacacattcttgttaactGCTGAGACCCTTTATTTTTAGTGGACCTTTGAATGTTTGATATGCCACCTTTTAGCTGTAGATGATACTCAGAAGCTGCAAAAAATATTGTTTCCATTTTCAGATGATGAAAGAATGGCAAGAAGCAAGaaccaatgtaaacaaattaaagGAGTCAAATCCAAAGGGTGCTGAAAAACTCAACAAAGATATTATGCAGGTATTTTAAATCATCTGTAAATTTATCATTTGAATCAGATAAATAAAACTAGAATCATGAATAATGAAtgttgaagaaaaacaaatatatattggaCTTGAAAATATAGAAAACAGTCATTTCCCATTCCCATTCTCTATTATCATAACTATGAAATATACACATTCAAATAAATTTTGGGGTGGTACAATGCTATCACTTTGTCAGCTTTGTCGTCATCATTGCCATGCAGTGTTTTCCATTCTTCATTTAAGCCGGTTGTGCCGACCACCTTTTTTTGAAAGCTGACCACTTTCCATTTTAGGAGgtggatttttttctgttctgcaccataaaaatttaaatacttaTCACCTCTCGAAGATAAAAAACTTGGGAACAGGACTTTTAACTACTGTTCTGTGTGTCAAAAGCACTCAAGGGGAGGAAAAGGACAGAAACTTGTATCGATAGGCTATGCATTGGCAGGAGGAGGGAGTCCTGTAAAATCCATCTGCTAACTGAGATACATAAAATAGTGAATGAAAGAAGAGAAAAATCAAGAAAggaataaaattattgaaaagaaataaatcaGAATAGAatatttgacagttttttcaattCCATTAAATGTGAATACAATACTAATTCTTCTTTTTGTGACCCCCAccaacagtaaaaaaaaaccaaccagttggaaatgtttttttttttttaaaccacctGGTTGCaagtgtttttttcaaaaatacctccTTACATTAGTGAAAAAAGGAGAATACTGTCATCTTTGTCGTCCAAAGacatttagtttccagacaataacttaagtttaagtggttggatctctatgaaatttaatcaaaaggttcaataccacaaaagtaAGGTTGGGAGGTTTTTTGGGGGGTTATGGTgataggaattaggggccaaaaaggggtccaaaacaagcattttttagtttcagaacaataacttgtgtacaaattcagacctgtatcaagcgctAGTATTGTGTCTATTTACCCAACTGTTCAGTGTTGGACCTCTTCAGTTGTATCCAGATGCGATCAGCGAAGCAATTTATATGATATTGATTTCAAtctaatatatagaaaaaaatattcagagaTTTCAGAGGTTGTACAGTGGATATGAGCAAGCTGACCAAGCTGAAAAGAAACAGTTAGTGGCCCTGCATATGCAACACAGACAAGCTGAATTGAATAAGAGAAAACGCATCAACTTGGAAAAGTATATGGCAGAATTACAGAAACAACCCCCAAAGGTAAGGTCATTATGCATCTTTTACTGTCTGAATTAATCATTTTGTTTCTTACCAATGCTCGAAGCCTTTAGTCACAGGGATAGGAGTGGAGTTACAGCCATATATTCTTTCATGAACTCAGATTATTCCAAAGATTTTTTGCAtcatttgatttcatttttatgGCCCTGTCACTAAGTGGTCGGggacatatagttttacccttgtctgaaattccgaaattccgtaattccatcattccgtcattccacaacaaaccattatacggagttttttcaAAACCGCTTCAGATATATGGAATGTGAGTTctccatgatgagttacagatcaagtttaagtttcgtacCGCTCCGCTAATTTTAGCCTAGATTACGGGcttttggactttgataaattgttgaaaatcacagttatacagactttttttctaaacacttcagatattgggatgatttttggcatgtaagttaaccaagatgagttacaagtcaagtttaaattttgttctgCTCAGCtaaattttgccaaaattacgggctttggactttgataaattgatgaaaatgtactgaaattagaaaaacaaatcttaattttaaatttaaaggcaaaacaaaaaaaacgttACTctgaatgattttaaaattttacaatatatatataattcatcgaAACATCAGCCGAACAATGTAAGATCTGAAAATTtgcatttgtaaattttttgtttttccctcgccaggattcgaactcacgctactgatatatcgtgacatcaaatcgcctgcactgtactCGACTCGTaggaccaccttggcttcacaataaTAGAGCTTTCGGTATCCAGGTGTTACCATTCCtcatcagttttaatctagcgttgtaatacagtacatgatatataaggcatgaagatggaatatatatgttacaggcattttctaaatttaggcattttgtaaaatgactgaaatttttaggcattttctaaaatgcctggatgatttaggcattttacaaattgactatttttttcaggcattttataaaatgcctgaaaaaattgtaaggcattttacaaaatgcctaaaagaCTAAAACTGAATGGAATGTACTCAAAATTTAATGActagaaatatcaaataaataattttattctatcATTAGATATTGCATGAAACTTAAACAGTAAAAGTGttataattgtaatttaatcatttACATAAACACTGAAGATGACAATTATTTGTTGCTACATGTAATGTTTGGATGACAGCGACTGTTACACATTTGTCCTGACTTTTTGCAAAGGCAACGTTTAGTGTTACATCTAGTCTTACCACTAGCACTACAGCTACATTTTGTGTAACCCTGACCATCACACAAAGAAACTTTACTGACAGCTTTTCTAAAGGATATTTCATTATCATAATTTACACAATGAATAGCAATAAAACTACTGTCAGATAGTTCAAACTGATTCCTGGTGTAAAGTCCACGTAGTATTCCATCTTTAATTCCAAGTTTATAACCATGCTCTTCCTTTCCAGTAACAACAGCCATAAGATTACGCGGGTCTCCTTTCCCTCGATCCACATGGGGAATTGCAAGTTATACATTTGCTCCAACATCCACCTCTGTTAAAACTCTTTCCGATAGATTTTTCATCCTGACAGCTTGTTTTGTCATTGAGTCTGATGCATGCTTTCTCTCATTTCTGATGACCTCTTCGTTTGAACACAGGTGACAAGTAATAGTATCAGATATGTTTCCTTTTGAACACAGCTCATGTTTGTACTGTGCACAAGTAGAACACTGGATATTCGAAAAATATTTTTCACACACAGCACACACATGAACATCTAATTCTGTTTCCTGAGTTTCAGATAGATTTAATGCTGCATTAAGCCGGCTTTCCTCGTCAAGTTCGTTTGGTTTATCAGAGCTTAACTCATTTGGCCTGACATTGCTTATCTCATCTGGCTTATCAGAGCTTTGAAAATGCTGAATCAGATCATCCTCAGTCTGTAAAGAACCAAGAATCTCTTGAGGTAGTGATGATGACGATAGTCCTATCTATTAGAATCAGAATTTTCAATTAATTGGTTTTTAAATCTTTGTTCTGGTGTAAGAACAACATACCCTTCTGCCATGATGAAAAGAAGATCATTAATGAAATACAGAGTGAGTACTTACTCAAAGTTGTTGCTCTAAGGAGTTTCTAATTATAGACACTAAAActagtaaaacataaaaacttaacctGCAGACTAGATTTATTAAgaataatcttaaatttattttaatctacACTTTTTTGTAGGTTtacaatatatttctatcatcTAATTCATATATTGCATATTTACACAATTTGCCTGAAACAGGCCAGGCATTTTgtgtaattttcattaaaaatttcaggcattttacaaaatgactaaggatttttaggcattttacaaaatgcctgtcAACTataggcattttagaaaatgcctaaaaattcagtcattttacaaaatgcctaaatttagaaaatgcctgtaacatatatatataataaactgtGTCATTAGTAAATTTTATCAACTACAACATGCATcactaaaatatatatttagaacTTAAAAGAAATGTCAAGAAATATAAAAGCTAGGAAATATAAAAACTCAAcaagtaaaatgtatttttattctgTAACATCAAAGGGTAATGCGATTTTATTTATACATGACACATAGATATTATACAtgacacatagatataagaagatgtggtaagagtgccaatgatacaactctccatccaagtcacaccttgtatggtcttcaacacagagattTGACTCACACCAAACAGGAAGATATAACattcaggggtactacttgtacaattatctttatttacttgaagaaataaaaaaaatatacttatatatagaaaataattcatggtaaaatccgtatcatatgccgtatcatcccgagataccaatatcagccagAGGGCCTTTAGGCCCAAGAGATGATATTGgacgagggtgatacggcatgtgatatggattttgccatgttttatacactttatcatatatttcaacaggagagtatatATGAAATGCTCTCTGATCCctagcacctgggttaccttcaATTTTGAGGgggaaaaaattttaaaaaatttaagaaatttaagaagaaaatttttttttttaaaatgagtaggggtgtgataaagggtgcgataaagggtaggggtgtgataaagagtacacatcaaagttgcgcgatattgattaaacagcaggctatttatcaaatattctatACTTTTTTTATTGCCCTTGGATAGATAACATGTGTACAATATTTGAgacattggaactctgttcttttaatattttaggtTCACAAAGTAAAAAAATTCTTAGAAGCATATATCAGAGTAGAAGAAAAAGATCGTATGCACACACTGAACCATTTTACCCATGTAAGACGCAGTGATCCAGCTGAGGCCAAGCACATGCAAAAAGACACATCTGAACATTTGAAAGTCATTGATGAGAGAATAAAACAGAGTCTTGATATGCTGCATCATTAcaagaaaattgaaaaagaaatccTTCCTGACATAAGTATGTTACTATGTTATTATGTGTGGTATTATAATTTCTTTGCAgttttatcattattgttaccTGGTGTCGTATGGTAATGTTTGACCCCAACATTACCAAGTTATAATGGAAAATTAACCTGGGGTTCATTAATCATTCGACCTCAATATATttgtattcatgtgaccttcaaatcCATTAGCTAGAGATTGTTTGTACATGCACAAGTCGTGTTCAGCcattaaggatgtctgcttgtcatgttttggagtttttgtcagattttcggaatcctctggttttatccatttgaatgccttaaaaaatttgcccatgaacccccatttttctttttataaatctgtttacatgtataattataagtcatttgtaaaagttttatagaattttatttattttttaatagtatttgagaactttaactggtcaatgataaagctatgaaaattcaagagagagaacattttcccgcctaaactccaatggctaatatctcgaaaagaagcacattgacccctgtattttttttgattttttgattccttaatttattccctatcaatacatactagttttatgaaaagttatttattttaaaactgagcagcgaacatcctcaaaaggaaaagaatgtcaaccatgaaagtgaaacaaagagtGAACCATTGTGTTGACTTACACAGTTTCGATCCattaaaaatcattcttatacaggttaaaaagttaattaacttcttatttttttacttataacatgaaatcaaacagacttataatattaaatatcataaggtcttaatctatttatatatatgtttatggtTATATTGGGTTTGTGACTATCGGCAGTATGAAGAGGTCATctcaatagttaattagatggggTCTAAACTTAAATTCACATGAAActctgatatatattatagatttcTTAACTGGTTATTTCAGATttattgtaatttggatatacgttttagtatgttataaatcaaatataaaaatttgagtcaaatcagtgaacatgaatttgacagcttgtgcccctttaatagaaTGCAAGTTTTATGAAATCAACTCCTAAAGTTTTCAATACAGATCTTtgatacttgacagaattattgctcatatacatgatatagtttaGAAGTTGTGCACCAGCTATTATGGTATTGATTGAGTAATTTTTTTCAATTGGTTGatagtttgaatatttttattacagAAGATTTCCTGTCACACTACAAGTCCTTATCTGAGAGTGCCCTACATGTAATAATGAGACCATTCACACAAGAAGAATTAAGAAAATCAAAAACAGATGATGGCTTTGATAATTCAGGTAAAATtgatattgataaatatataacaagttgactattaagggcatacgatacagttacagggaaggtaatgacgttgctaacgtaaaaagatgcatttttcgactgatttttatcattcaaactgatttaatttgaaaacgagtgcatggacccctattttttaaaacagcaatttgtttcattttgcaaggagattatgtgacccaaattttataaaactgtaaatagcgcaatttttttaatttcgataaacatgcagcaaaaaatgacgttttttcctctatttatgaacatttgataaatatagaattatttcggaataaaaattgcataatttttaatgatacttataaaatacagaaattaccgattatttaacaaaaaacaatttgtgtttatcttttgaaacaaaaaagttatgtctttctttcgaaaaagaaaatacggacacaaatctgaattttgagcaaatataccaaatttcgacctcattttactaaaaaagtagcacatgaaggtatattttttattacatatttgatttaatcaggtaaaaaatagcctatatgtaAATTTTCATCatcttgtaaatacaggttcaaaactttatcgtatgcccttaaagctAAGAGTGCATCAAATCAAAGACAAAAGGATCCATTGGTttttggatgtgtactgattgataatttaatcttagatgcatgattttttttattagttgttaatagcttttaactagctgtcagtaactgtgagaaATCTCAGTActtaatgttttgtttgtttttgggaTATACAAATACCAAGCCATgttcactctgtgtttttgttagttatatttctatttgtatccatcatATTATGCGCTAAGGGTGCAGCTgtttatgaaaatatgttaatatggaggcatcatctgtgtcccatagaCACATTcactatttattttattatacccccgctttaaaaaaggggggtatactgttttacctctgtctgtcagtccgtccgtccatcagtcgtaccgtccatcagtccgtccgtcagtcagtccgtcccatgaaactttcgtcacatttttctcaggaactacacatccaccctttctgtaatttggtatcaacatttatatatgtcagccacaccgtgtgatgcgttttcagattcatcacttgacaacttcctgtttaccgaacacttgtctgattttacacatgatagccaagttgaaaatttttgtcacatttttctcaggaactacaatacaaggatttctgaaatttggtttcaggatttatataagtcagctatactgtgtgatgcgttttcagattcatcactcgacaacttcctgtttaccgaacacttgcatatttttacactattaatattatccacttgcggcgggggtatcatcagtgagcagtagctcgcagtttcacttgtttctacagtgatcccaagtCCCAAGCTCTCTTTTGATTTCAAAACTACCCATATATGTCACCTATTAACAAAAGATTCAGCTAGGCGTAAGAGCTATTGTGTTTAAAATATATTCTACtttcttatatgtttttttttttagcagaaAATCCTGCTTTGATAACTGAAACAATCCACTTTAATCCAGAACAAATTGTCAGCTCATTTAAAACCTTAGCTCAAGTAAATTAGGCAACTGGTAATAAGCAATACACTTACACTGCTGCTGATCACTTTatgtctactttttttttttagagtctTGGGATAATGAAAAGATTCAAATTCCTCTGAACAACAAACAAGAAGTGATAATTGATCAACCGCTGGAAGAATCTCAGGATGATAATCAAGAAGATATGGAAAATGAACATCAGGGTTTTGCTGCTCAGCATCTCAGTGATCAACAAAATGTCAAGCATCAGGTAATGTTACATATAGACTATATATGTGTTCATGAGACacacatttatatgttttaattttatagttcttatataaacacaaagaacagattaagtttgaattttggtggcaatATTTATTCTGTTTAAGTGTACAACTACActacaatgatttctgaaatgTTGTTTCAAGGTTTTAAGTAAATCGGCTATTCcttgtgatgtgttttcagattcatcaatcaACAATCCCTGTTTACCGTCAAGTATTTgggcaggggtatcatcagtgagcagtagctcgctgtttcaattgttttttatgccccacctacgatagtagagcggcattatgttttctggtctgtgcctccgtccgtctgtgcgtccgtttgtccgttcgcttcaggttaaagtttttagtcacggtagtttttgaagaagttgaagtctaatcaacttgaaacttagtacacatgttccctatgatatgatctttcttatttgaattccaaattaaagttttgaccccaattacacggtccactgaacatagaaaataatagtgcaagtttcaggttaaaggttttggtcaaggtagtttttgatgaagttgaagtccaatcaacttcaaacttagtacacatgttccctatgatatgatctttctaatttaattgccaaataagagttttgaccccaatttcatggtctactgaacatagaaaatgataatgctagtggggcatccgtgtactatggacacattcttgtttttggtTGGGGGAGAGGTATTTATCGAGCAGTGCTTACAGAATTTCAATTTGAtcatttaaaatcttttaaagatTAAAACACCAGATGAAAGGGCGATAGGCGTATCATGGGCTCATGAAGCAGCTCTTTATTCATGTTGAATGGTCAGTGGAAGTGTAAACCATGTGAAATAATTCTAACTGACCAATCCGATTAAAGTATTTGTAGATATGCAAATCAAAAAAGATTTATCATAATGTaatatcttttgttttctttgatttcTTTCAGGGTTTTGTTAACAATCCAGTACATCATATTGTAAATTCAACAGGAAGTGTTTTCAGTATTGCAATTGGCAGTGTTGCTGTTTTTGTGATTATTGTTGTGGCTGTGATCATGCTGAGAAGAAATAAATCACATCGACATCCTGTTACTCATGGTTTTGTTGAGGTAGACCCAGCAGCATCACCCGAAGAAAGACATGTAGCAAACATGCAAATGAATGGCTATGAGAATCCAACTTATAAATACTTTGAACTAAGTGGAGTAAAAAAATGCTAAAGAATGTAATGAAACATTATTCAACTATCTTTTCCAGggatgaaatatttaaaatgattatTAGCTTGAAAATTCCAATTTATTTAGAACTGGAGCATATATGCATACAGCTGAAAAATTTGAATTGTTTCTGTCCTTTATTATACAGATTTTATGCTCTGTCTTTGGTGTCCCTATGAATTGTCAAATTCAACCATATTGCCTATTTTATATacttatttttatgatatttacttttattttactgCAGTATATTTTGATTTCCATTTAAAACTCTttattttttgcatatgataAAATATCCACTCATTCctgaattaaaaagtttaaacttttataatttatttgacTCAatgctttttatattttaaaacagtttttgGACAATTATTTGTCAGTTTTATAGGGAATAGGGTTAAAGGATGATAATTAATTTGTTTCCAAAAGCAACTGGTCTATATaggaaaaaaattattatttgggGATCTGAAAAAATGACTCCTACTTTAAggggaaaaaaaattgattaaaaagttTGGTAAAAAGACCAATCGTTttttacagtaaaacctgtataaaccggccggctaccggactatgaaaaagggccggtttggacagtgagccggtttattcaggtttccgtttggccggaagttaatgacttgtgacgtTCGACATTTTGCATGTAAAAGTTCTCGCTGATTGTAAAtcatatctgataaattaaaatacttttacttcgtttttcattgtttgcatttgcatcataatggTCGCGTTGTTTTGATTAGAAGACGAGAGTTTCGATTTACTCCCATGAccaataatttgaaatgttggaatggccgattaaaaagccagaaCATTATCAAACGTAATGTCATCACTTtcgaaacgttgtcgtacagtgtacaatatccattaattgttgtcatccgggtgtttttcattatcaaggtcatttgtttaggggttcacaacagggaacccaggatttcgaaatcacgatgtgaatttcttactccgcgattatattttgtttgtccaagttaaaacgtaagtttcaatccgagatatattcggtgtgtcttttcgtttaattgacacgtttataatgttttaataaataatacagctcactactgtacgattttaggttcacagtttgacatctgactaattgattatcacgaaaagccatattgtacaaacaaatatgttttgattgcatatcgatcattgaaattaattagacaaaccggttttgacaggtaataaca includes:
- the LOC139525460 gene encoding amyloid-beta precursor-like protein isoform X1, translated to MRTVNGQSVFILFVVLTKVSLAYIEALAANIDNDIPASKFVPSVAFKCGRPAMHKTSTGWQKDINTDCKEDKLDILKYCQSVFKNFSITNIVEDHEVTINWPDKFGKTEEIAVTPYRCIVGRFESDALLVPRHCKFEHEHGLPVVCEGYQYWADVADKKCKAQNMKRNDFAMLLDCDIGKFNGVEYVCCPDEQAEKPLDVPVELTPVKTKPQEILLGGDDNKEDAYIAYLRADDSFLSKYENEHDKFLAAESAMDSHHHERITKMMKEWQEARTNVNKLKESNPKGAEKLNKDIMQRFQRLYSGYEQADQAEKKQLVALHMQHRQAELNKRKRINLEKYMAELQKQPPKVHKVKKFLEAYIRVEEKDRMHTLNHFTHVRRSDPAEAKHMQKDTSEHLKVIDERIKQSLDMLHHYKKIEKEILPDIKDFLSHYKSLSESALHVIMRPFTQEELRKSKTDDGFDNSESWDNEKIQIPLNNKQEVIIDQPLEESQDDNQEDMENEHQGFAAQHLSDQQNVKHQGFVNNPVHHIVNSTGSVFSIAIGSVAVFVIIVVAVIMLRRNKSHRHPVTHGFVEVDPAASPEERHVANMQMNGYENPTYKYFELSGVKKC
- the LOC139525460 gene encoding amyloid-beta precursor-like protein isoform X2, with product MRTVNGQSVFILFVVLTKALAANIDNDIPASKFVPSVAFKCGRPAMHKTSTGWQKDINTDCKEDKLDILKYCQSVFKNFSITNIVEDHEVTINWPDKFGKTEEIAVTPYRCIVGRFESDALLVPRHCKFEHEHGLPVVCEGYQYWADVADKKCKAQNMKRNDFAMLLDCDIGKFNGVEYVCCPDEQAEKPLDVPVELTPVKTKPQEILLGGDDNKEDAYIAYLRADDSFLSKYENEHDKFLAAESAMDSHHHERITKMMKEWQEARTNVNKLKESNPKGAEKLNKDIMQRFQRLYSGYEQADQAEKKQLVALHMQHRQAELNKRKRINLEKYMAELQKQPPKVHKVKKFLEAYIRVEEKDRMHTLNHFTHVRRSDPAEAKHMQKDTSEHLKVIDERIKQSLDMLHHYKKIEKEILPDIKDFLSHYKSLSESALHVIMRPFTQEELRKSKTDDGFDNSESWDNEKIQIPLNNKQEVIIDQPLEESQDDNQEDMENEHQGFAAQHLSDQQNVKHQGFVNNPVHHIVNSTGSVFSIAIGSVAVFVIIVVAVIMLRRNKSHRHPVTHGFVEVDPAASPEERHVANMQMNGYENPTYKYFELSGVKKC